The sequence ATTGGCCTGGGCTGAGCACTGATGTAGGGTGAATCTGGGGCAGCCCCTGAGAGAGcacggggcaggggcgggggacaGCAGCTTCAGAAGAGGAAGCCTGGCGCCTCCGGGGTCATGGTGCCCATGGACCTCATCTGCCTGGTCCTTGGGGTGGATTTACTGGGTAAAGAGGGTGGGGTGGCTCCAGTGCCCCTGACACCCTGCTCTTCTCCCCAGAAGCCCCTGCAACAGCTGTGGAACACCATCCTGCTGGTGGCCATGCTCCTGTGCACAGGCCTCGTGGTCCAAGCTCAGCGGCAGGCATCCCGGCAGAGCCAGCGGGAGCCCCGAGGCCAGGTGGGAGCCAGCCCTCGGGGGCCCTCGGGAGCCCTGGTGTCCCCAGCCCTCGGGAACTGTGTGCCCTTACCCCACAGGTGGACCTGCTCAAGCGCCAGGTGGTGCAGAGGCTGGCGTCCCTCAAGACCCGGCGTTGCCGGCTGGGCCGGGCGGCACTGGACCCCCCGGAGCCTGGTGCTGAGACCTGCGCCGTGTGTCTGGACTATTTCTGCAACAAGCAAGTTAGTGCCCTGGGCAGAGGCCAGCCTTTGGCTGACACGTGATGCCCGCTACCCTGCTCCCAAGAGACCTGAGAAGTATCCCAACCAGGCCTTCACCCAGCCCCTCCAGAGCTATGGAAAGcagcatgggggtggggcaggtcaCAGGGGTTTCAGTTCCCCAGCTCAGGTGTGGGCGTGGGGCCTGCTACCCCCACTGGAGGCCTATGCCTGTGGCCTGAGCCATCTCCTCGACCCTGCAGTGGCTCCGGGTGCTGCCCTGTAAGCATGAGTTTCACCGAGACTGTGTGGACCCCTGGCTGATGATCCAGCAGACCTGCCCGCTGTGCAAATTCAACGTCCTGGGTGAGCACCAAGGGTGGGGGCCCTTGACCATCTCCACCTGGTTCCCACCTGACACCTCCCTCCCTgatattttttctcctctcctgcagGGAACCGCTACTCAGATGATTAGCTGCCCCAGCTGGAtctctgcatgtgggatctctgcATCCCTCCATCTGCATcctggccctgggccctgggtgCCTGAAACAAGACGGCAGGgggaacaggacagaaaacccTATGGGTGGAAGGAGGGATAGGGGCCTCCCCTGCTGAGGGGCAAGGTGCCCACCACATCCACACTGGGATGGAGGGACCACAGCCCCCAGGCTGAGGATGCAGGGCCCAGACCCAGCAGGAAGAGAGGCTGCTTTGGGGCCTTTCTCTGCCATCCTGGGGTGTGCCTGCCTTCCACTCAGACAGCTCCCAGGACTCTGGCCAGGGACCTGGGGAAGAAGGTGTGGGCAGTGCTGCTGTTCCCAGGGCTCTGGGAGCTCTCTGACCTGCCTGTCAGGGCATCCCTGGGGCCTGAGGCTGCAGTGGCCAGGTTTTGTGCTTATTTATTGGGGGTGGGTTGGGAGAGGAGCTATCTGGCCTTGGGGGCACTCTAACCTGACCATGTTCCATGACACATCTTGAAGGCTATGATGTTAAACCTAGCAGCCCTTCCATTGCCTGCTAACCCTCGGTCCTTGGGTACCGGCAGCTGCAGGTCCCATGGCCTGTCCAGCTGGGCTCCCTTCTGGGGCCTGGCTGGGACCAGAGGCCTTAGAAACCATCTAGTCCTGTGCTTCTCCGTGGGGTTACAGGTTGCTGACCAGGATACTTGAAGCCACAGGATAAATGTGGTACATCTTACAGGGGCATCCGTTTTTTTAGATTTGGGGTACGGGAGATTTAATATTAAACATGGATATATTTTAACATAAGATGTAAAATTTGTGTGGATGTTTTAAGATAAACAAGTTGCCCTGGAGTCTACTGCCCATGGGAGGCAGATTCTAAAATGGCCCCCAACATTCCCCCAGCCCTCATGGACACGCCTTATGTGATCCTGGCACTATGACGCTGATGGATTTTACTCCCATGATTAGGTTGCTTTATGGCACAGTTGACCTTAATATGGGAAAGCATCCAAGTGGGCCTGACCTAACCATGTGAGCCCATTAAAAGTAGAGTTTTCTCCAGCTGGTGGAAGGAGAGGAATTCAGAAATTTGAACCATGGAGGGGATTCAATGCCTGAGAAATTCTCTGTTGCCGACTTGAAGATGGAGGGGCCATGTGGCAAGAAGCTGGATGGCCTCTCAGAGCCCAGAGTAGCCCCGACAGCGACCAGCAAGGAAATGGACATCAGTTCGACAGCTGCAAGAACCAGAATTCTGCCCACAATCAGAATGAGCCTGGATTCTGCCCCACACCCTTGCAAAAGAAAGGCAgatgctttttttattttatttattttttatttttggctgcgttgggtctttgttgctgtgcgcgggctttctgtaattgcggcgagcgggggctactcttggttgtggtgcgcgggctcctcactgcggtggcttctcgttgtggagcacgggctctaggtgtgcaggcttcagtagttgtggcatgcaggatcagtagttatggctcttgggctccagagcacaggctccgtagttgtggcacacgggcttagttgctccacggcatgtgggaccttcccggaccagggctcgaacccgtgtcctctgcattggcaggcggattcttaaccactgcgccaccagggaagcccctggcagatgctttgatttcagccttgtaaGGCCCTGAGCAGAGAAACCACCCACACAGGGCCCGGACGTCTGACCTACAGACCTGTGAGCTACTGAATGGATGCAGAGAGGAGCCAGGCTGTGACAGGTCCTCCCCCTGCACTtgggcctgggccccctgcctcaGGGAGCACACCTGAGGGCTGGCTCTCACCTGGGAGGGGCCCAGTCCAGACAGCCCAGGCTCCCTCAGCGAGCCCCCAGGCTCCACAGAAGCAAGAGTTGGGCAGCCTGTGGCCATGCCAGTTCAGCTACGTACACAGCTCTTCTTGACTTTTCTCTGTAAACTGAGGTGCTCTACTTGTTGGCCTCCTGACCAGGGAAAACTGTCATAGAAAGCCGAGAgcatcccccatcccacccccacacccAGAACTCCTCAGCAAGGTCTTAGTGCCTGTCCTTCACAGGCGGGGTAGCTCAGGACAGGCTGGAGGCTTCGTGAGGAAAACTGGACTACTGCAGGCCTGGTGTGCCTGGCGGCATCAGTGCCCTGACCCCAAGGGACAGGCCTGGGAAAGCCAGGGCTGGCTTGGGGTGTCCCGCTCTCTGGCTGGGTGAAGCCTTGCCCTGCCTTCAGTGGCCTGGGGGTCCAGCCTCCTGGATTTAGAGAAACCCTTTCTGACTTGTGTTTCCTGAAGGTGAGGCGTTCCGCAGTGAAAGGGGGGCTGATTTTCTTGGATCCTTAATGTCCCCATGCCCAGGTTCACAGCTGGGTGGTCCCTGCCTGCCTTTGTGAGCCTGAGCCAGAACCCTGGCCTCTGACTCCTTCCTTGCCTCAGGTGTCCTCACTGGGCCCACCGTGGCGGCTGCTCTCCTTCCCCTGCGCACCCCCTACCCCGACCCTGCTCTTTATTGGTGGGGGTCACTGAGTCCATGTTACCCCTTAGTCTTTGCAGTGAGGATCAAAAGACTGCCTTTCACATCGCCCAGGTGCTAGAAGCTTCTTTCTGCCCTCAGTGTGTCCTCTTCCTCCACTGTCCCTgtcaggagggaggcaggaagctcCCATTTACTGAGGGTGCACAGTGTGCCAGACCTCTGCTGGCCAATGACCCACACGGCTGGGGACTCAGGACAGGGAAGGAAGGACTCTTGCTCTGCTGAGCCAGTGTGGTGAGGCCAAGGTCGCTGTGAGCAGATGGCCTGGGCTTTATTACATGGGGTGGGTTGCCAGCTTCCcgccctccagccccaccccactgCAGGCTACGTGGGCCGCTCCTGGGGCTGGTATGCAGGGCTGGCCTGGCCCCGGCTTGGTGACAGTCTCCTTCTCAGCCTGGCCAAGGCCCGGATGGGGTTCTGGGCACAGGTGGTCGAGTGGGTCACATCCTCTAGGGAGGACTTGCTGGGTCGACTGCAGGGCTGCTGAGGCGGGGAGGCCTGGGGCTGGCCCGGTGGGGTCCTGCCCGCACTGGCTGTCCTGCTGCCAGGTGAGTGCTGCCTGCCCAGGGGCCTGAGGGAGGATCAGACGGCAAGATCCCCTGTGAGCGAGGgggaccaccccacccccacatgCCCCACCTCTGACAAAGCCTCACTCACCCTGGAGATGCTctctgggcctgggctgggggcgcTGCTCTGTGGATTCCCTTGCTGGGAGGGGCCCAGAGCTGGTCCTGTGGGATCAGCTGCAAAGAAAACCAAGCTCAGAAAGGCCCAGGATCCCCTCTGCAGCGAACAGAGAGGGTGTCATAGAGGAGGCGGGAGGGCCTGAACCTGTCGCCATGGCCCCTTCCTCTGAGGGGCAGAGTTTGGAAAGCCTTCCAGGACCTGTCCTTAGCCGTGGTAAGGGTGGGAAGGTTTGCTTTCTCATAAGGCTCCTGGTGCACTTGAAATAAAGGTTCAAAGGGCTAGAGGGGGGATTTGGAGCTAGAAGGCACGGTAACATCCTCATGCCTTCCTGAATCGTGGCAGATGGTTCACAAAAGCACAGCTTAAAGCCACCTGAGAGCCCCATGTGCAATGAGCTGGGCTGATGGCAGAGTCCCTGGGGGAAGCTGAAGACCTCTGCTGGGTTGGGGGCCTCTTCCAAGTCCCCAAGGGCCGGCCCCTTTCAGGTGGGGGAGCCATGCTGCCCACCTTGAGGGCCCCCTGCTGGGCCACCTCCCGGATCTTAGACAGCATGGATCGCAGCCGCCTGTTCTCCTCCTGTAGGACCCGGATACGGATGTCGTTGGCCTGCACCTGCCTCTCCATGTCGTCCGTGACGTTGCCAGAGCCTGTGGAGACCCACTTTCTGGCACCCCACCCCATCAGGTCTGCCTCTTGTGCCCAACGAGGCAGGACCTCAGAGGGCAGACACGCCAGCCGGTACATGCCTAGGGTCCCCGTGCCTAGGGTCCCCTGCCGGTGGCCCTGCAGGTGGGTGGGGTCAGCATACTGGACCTCCCACCTCATCTTTTTTCTCCTGAGGCCTtgttccccccctccccctgcactcCCTACTcccctgcctgctgggaggtgACCAAAGCCTTGCAGAATTTGAGAGCTGAGGGGGACCTGGAGCTCACCAAAAATTTAGCACATAGGTAAGAAAGTGAAGCTCTTCCAAGGCCACCTGTTTCCGGAGGGCCTGGGAGACAGTGACTTGTTCAAAGCCACAGCCGGCTCTTGGATATGAGTCTCAGGAATTCAGCAAGGATGTTCTTTCCCACTGCTGGGGGGACAGATGCTCCCCCTGACTCTGAACCCAGGCAAGGTGCTGCCTGCTCTGGTTATCAGTTTCCTGGTTTGTCACAAGCGGCTGCTACCTGCCTCGCGGGGCGGTTGACAGGGTGACACAAGGGCCCAGCACTCACAAGTGATGACTTATCATGACAAGCTAGATTGCAGTGGATCATCCCAACAGCTCTGCACGGGGATTCACCCCAGAGCTTCAGGGGACTGGAGGGGTTGGGACGAGAACCCAGGCCGCCGGGCAGTCAGTCTTCCACTGAGATGGGTCCCTAGCACTCCCATGGACACTGGACAGTTGGGGCTGTTTCCCTGGAGCTGGCCCCATGGTGTAGTTTGGGGAGATGCCAGGACAGGGGACATGGAAGCTGAGCAAGGACTGGCCTGTGACGTGGTAAAGAGCACAGGCTACACAGGTAGCCAGACCTGGGTCTGGATTTGGCTGGGTGACCCTGAGCAGTCAGCTCCCCACTGGGCCTCTGTGTCCCCATCCACACAGAGGAGTGAGTAACACGCAGAGCacctgtgtgtgggggggctcTGCCACCCTTGCTGTGGACCCATGTCCTGCCCTGATGAGCCCTCAgctgcccacccccagccccagcgtGCCCTCTGCACCAACCCCGGGCCCCTACTTTGGATCTGGGCTTCCACAGGCCTGTGCAGGTCTGGAAAGGCCACCAGCAGCCTCTCCCGCTCCCTCAACTCCACGAGCTCACGTTCTCGCTCTGAGATGGTCAGCTGCAGATCCGCTGTTGCCTGCTCCAGGCCTTGCTTCTCTCGCTGCAGGCTCTGCAGCAgctcctggggcaggggaggctcAGAGCTGAGGACCGGCTCCCAGCCCGCTGGGGACACCCCATCACCTCCACTCCCCAGGCACGGGGCAGGCCCGCAGGTGCTTAGCTGGCTGCAGGTTCCTCCAGAGAAAGGGAAGTACCGCCCCTGCCCCCTCGCCCTGCCTGCTCACACCTGCTGGGCCCGGAGCTGGCACTGCCCCTGCTCCCTCTCGCTCTGCACGTGCTGCAGTTGCTTCTCCACGTGGACCCGCTGGGCCTCGGCCTCAGCCAAACTGCCCCTCAGCTCCTCACGCTCCTGGTCCAGGGTGTCCAGCTGCTGTAGCAGGGCTCGCTGTTTGGCCTGCAGGGACTGAGCCGGGATGGGCAGGAGGGAGGCCATGAGGCCCATGGGGCCAGGCCCAGACACGCAGGACAAAGGAGGCAGCTGTATCCAAGCCCACCCCCTTGTGCTACATCTgtctgtgcacatgtgtgcagtagaaggggtggagggaagaagggagcagACCCCAACCCTGGCAAGGCCAGGACCCCCAAGCTTGGAGACCTCGCCCCCACTTCTTTCCAGTCACAGTCGCCACTCAGGAATTCTCCTTAGGTCTCCAGTGTCTCCCCCCTGTCAGTGGGGAGCCCTTTCTCTCCCCTTCGTTGCAGGAGACCAGGCGCTGACCTCACCTCCTGGTGGCGGACCATGCTATCGACACGGACCTTCTCCTTGTCCAGCTCTGTGCTGGCCCAGCGGATCTGCTGGCTGGCTCCGTCCAGCCGCCCTACCAGCAGCTGCACCTGCTCTTCCAGCTGCTGCACCTGCCTCTCAGCCTCCGCCCTGTGCTCAGCCTCCTCTTGCAGCTCCTGGGCCTTCGTCTCTGCAGGATTGagcgggcgggggagggggtagAGCGGGGGAGCCCTGGGGAGTTCCTGCACTGCCTCTGACCCAGGACAAGACCTGGGAAGGGGGGCAGTGGTCACAgcacatctctgggcctcagtgtcctcagcCACAAAATGGGGCTCTGAACCCTGCCTGAGGTGGGTTCTGAAAACAGTAGGTACTCTCTGGGTGGGAGGTGGCATCACCCAACAGTGTGGCCTCTCAGACCCAGCTTCCTCTGTGGTTCCCTTTAGCTTTGCCCCCAAAGCCCAGGAGACAGAGAGTGCTGGTCCAGCCACCGAGCACATGGCACACAGTACAGGGCTCCATGGCAGGGCTCCTCACCCACGGCCCGCGTAGACTCCCGCTGCTGCTTCAGCTCCCCCTCCAGGGTGGACACCTTTGTCTTGAGGTCACTTGTTTCTATGGCAGCCGAGAGAGAGGCCCTTCAGAGGCTCCCTTGGGCCTGGCTGGCAGCCTTAACGCCCAGTGCACCCCACAGCATGGTGGCAGCCCTAGCCAGGGTGGAGGAGTGCCTGGGCTTGTGGGAGGAGTTCTGGGGAGGTGCCAGGAGGCCTGGGTCCCTGTCCACTCTGCTTCCTGTCGGCTGGCtgactctctgggcttcagtgtcCTCCATGGGGGTGACTTGCCCAACTCCCTCAGGCCTCACAACTTCAGCAGGAGCTGGCCCACTGTGAGTGCAATAGCTGCGTCTCTGCCTGACGGCTTCTACTGAAGCCAAAGAGGGGCCTCAGCTGGCTGGAGCTACCTGGGGGATGAACTTCCCAGGAGTCCCCTTTGGTGACCGACAGGAGTGAGTGTATGAATCCGCCGCTCCCTCACCCCTCTCGTGGGACGACTCGGACTTCTACACAGGCTCCTGCGTTCCCCAGTGGGATTAAGCTCCAGTTGCCCACAGTGTAACCGGCTTGATGAGCACACCCCTTTTCCcctgcctccccttccctgcGTCTGCTGCCCACTCCCAGTCCAGGTTTCTTCCACACCAACTCCCAGCACCCACAGCCCTGTTGCGGGGTCTGCTCCCGGGGGAGCCCATGCTCAGGCTGTGGCAGAGCCTGGCACTGAGGGTCCGGCCTCAGGCACAGACCTGCGAGCAGCTGCCGCCTGTCGCGCTCCCACTGGGCCAGGCGCTGCTCGGCCTCGTCCGCCTGCCGCCGCTGTGCCCCCTGCTCCTGCTGCAGGGCCTGCTCCAGCTCACCCACTTGCTTCCTCAGTCTGTCCTTCTGCCCCTTAGCCTCCTCCAGCTGGGCCCTGAGGGGCCCCACGAGCTGAGTGAGGGCCCCCATGTGCTTGCTGAGGCGTGCCAGGTCTTTGCTCTGCTCGGCCGCCCAGTGGCCCATGGTGGTGGCCGGCAGCGGCCTGAGCCCCATGCTGTCCTGCACCAGATGCTGGAACTGGCCTAAGGATGAGGGCAAGTTCTGGCTCTGACACAGGCTGATGACCATCTTGCCCACCTCCTGCAGGCTGCCCTGGACGCTGGTGCATGCATCACAGGGCACCAGGGCTGTCTCCATGGTCTGGGAGTGGACACTCCTGGTGTTTTCGGCCGTTCTGGCTGGACACTGCAGGGAAATGCTGACAGGGAGTCTGTCCAGCTCTTGGCAGGTCTGGGGCAAGCCTGGCATTGGTGAGGTGGGCTTGATGAGCTTGGCGGTCACAAATTCAGGGCTCCTGGCTGGCTCGCCCTTGGCTGTGGGCTTGGAGGTGGGGGTCTCCCCTTGGTTTGCCCTTTTCTGtagtcaggaagagaaagggaaagcaggTGAGGGAGATGGGCCCTGGAGGTGACCAGCTCTCTGGGGATTTCTCTGACAGCAGCCACTCCTGATGCTCAGACCTTCAGATGATATCTGATACCAAGGTGAGTGAGAGAGCATGCCTTCTCCTTTCTGCTGCCTCAGCTTACCAAGCCCAGGCTCCATGCTGTTACATGCATGGCACTGGGAGGGTAATACAGTGACAGACACAGCTGCCGGGTACTGGGCCCTTGCTTAGTGGACTTGTCTGCTCGTGTTGCTGAAGCCACTGTCAGTTTCAGTTTCCTTCCCATTATGGTGAcagtggtcctgcccaccaggtgGTTGTGAGGGTTACGGAATAACCCATAACAAATGGGGTCGATACAAACACCATTCCCCAACAATGCCCTGGGAGGTAGGGACTGTTATCACCCCCACTgcacagatgaacaaactgagcTTCAGACTAGGTAGGATTTTTCCAAAGCCCCACAGTGTAAACTGCAGAACCAGATGGCCCACACATGACCCCCAAGGCCTGCATTGTGAACTGCCAGGCTGCATGGGCCTTGAGTGGGGGCTCCAGAGTGGAGCCAGCGACAGATGAGGTGCACATGTGGTGTGCGAGGAGCCTGGGGCAGGTGGACTGATGTGAGGGTGACTGCATTTGGGGAAGCGGGTGGCTGACCCACCTGGGGGGCCACCTGCCGAATGAGCATGACCAGCCTCAGCAGGCTGTTCCAGAAGCGCCGCACTGTGAGCCCCACGGACATGCAGGGCCTGGAAGCCCTGGCGGGGGGCACCGTCTGCTCCACGCTGAGGTTCTCCAAGTAGCTCGCGCAGCTctgaagcagcagcaggagcCTGTGGGCAGAGATGGCAAGGTTGGCTGGGGCAGAGCCCAGCACCAGTGTGCCCTCACACCACACGACCGGCAGCCTCCTGCTCTGGGAACCGGCCCGGGCGTCAGGGACTCGGAGCGTCTCAGAATACGCTCTGCCTGACCCAAGAgccacttcttccaggaagccctccctgaaggCTAAGCTTGGGGCCCCTTCGGGACCTCCTGGGTGGCAGCACTTCTGCCTGGCTGCTCCCCACTGGACTAGGAGGCTCTGGGAGGCTGGGCCTTGCCTTGGTTGTGTCCAGAGTCCTCAGAAAGTGCTGGGTAAGTGGCTGCCTTCCACCGTGTGGCTCAGAGCCTTCACCTTGCAGAGGACCCAGCTGAGACCCCCAAAGCGGAGGAGGCTGCACACGGCCTCAGGGTGAGTGTGCAGGGCAGTGTGCCCTGCGGTTTCCTGATTctagttgggggtgggggttctCCTGTGGGATGAGCTGCTTCTGCCACAACGGAGACTAGAGTGAGAGAGCCAGGTCCCTATCCTACCCTGAGTCAGGGGCTAATTGTAAGGAAAAGGGGTGTTGGGAAGAGAAGTAGGTATTTGCATGGGAATCAGGCTGTTTTAAAAGAAGAGATACTGTGTTTACAAAACATATGGGCAGATAAGTGACCTCAACTTGTTGCAGGTGCAGGAGGGTCATCCCAAACCAACTGTGCCCTTGGGCagagagggcctgggggagggttGCTGACCGCTCCAGGCCATACCCCTCTCTAGGCCAAGGTGTTCTCCTCTGTGAATGGGGACAATGAATGAGCAGCACTGGAGGGTGGAGAGTGACCTGGACAGACGGGCCAGGCAAGGGGTGGGAAGGCGGGTCAGCTCCAGCTTTCTAGAAGGCGGATTGTTGATCTGGGCCCTGACGGGCTCCGCCAGCACAGGGACGAGTAGGCGGGGCACTCCTAGCAGAGGGCACAGCAAGGAAGGAAGGTGTGTTCTGGGCTCACACATGTTCAGCCCCCTACAGGGTCCAGGTAGTGCTTTCACACCGTCGGCTCCTCCAGGCCTCTGAGTGGTTACCGTGGCTTCTAATTGTCTCCAGGCAGGTCATCCCCAAACTGCTGGGGTCCCTGCCTGTCTGGCCCCCGTGACTTCATTAGCATGCAGGGTTTGGAGCACATGGAGCCTGGGCTGTGGTCCCCAGGGAGTGGAGGCTGACGACCATGCTAATGTGAAAGACAGTGTAGAAGTGGTGGGGCTACAGGGGAATCCACTGGCCTCCTTCCCAGCAGGGCCAGGATTTGGAAAAGCACATCCCGTGTCTGGCCCTGTGACACATGGAAGGGACAGGAAAAACAGCCTGGGATGGAAAGTCTGAGCAGCATCTGTAGTGTCCTCGACACACAAACCCTAAGGAAGCAGCTGGCGGTGGCTGGAGAAGTAGCCGTCAGAGCTGTGGTGTCACAGAGACCAACAGGGTGGCCAGCAACTCCCTGAAGGTGGACTATAAGACACAcggcacaggggcttccctgatggcgcagtggttgagagtccgcctgccaatgcagggaacgcgggttcgtgccccggtccgggaagatcccacatgccgtggagcggctgggcccgtgagccgtggctgctgagcctgtgcgtccggagcctctgctccgcagcgggagaggccgcaacagtgagaggcccgcatactgcgaaaaaaaaaaaaaaaaaaaaaagagacacacagCACAGCGTGACACAGATGAGATCGCTATGAGGGCCCTGAACCAAGCTGGCCCCCGACAGTATTCAGTCAAAGGTGATTGTTGTCATCAATGTCATCACCCCGCCAGAAGTGGATCCTGTGGCTGCTACTGGTTTATGGGGTGGGTGCCAGCATCTTGAGATGACCAGGTTTGGTCCAGGTTCTCACCTGTCGATGACCAGCTCCAGCAGCACAGCGTGGGACAGCTGCGTGAACTCGGGGTCACCTGGCACGTGGTCGTAGTGCTCTAGCAGAGCCACCATGTCCAGGTCACAGGCCATGCGGTCAGGGAACTTCCAGGAGGGGAAGTGCACGGGCCCGGCACGCGAGAACACGTCCACGATGGTGCCCTGAAGGTCGGTGAGGTCCCTGCGCAGGCTGTCCATGCAGGCCTGGCTGCCCAGCAGGTGTGCCATCCTTGTGGCTCCTGGGGTGGACAGAGAGGATCCCCGTTAGCCAGAGCCACGTGGCTGCTGCTGGAGGAAGCTTCTGAAAACCCCAGAAAACCTGCTGAAATCCAACCTCGACCCTGGGGAGAAGTCGGTTCCCTGGCCCCTTTGGGACCTGTTTGTGGGTGACCTCACCAGC is a genomic window of Lagenorhynchus albirostris chromosome 14, mLagAlb1.1, whole genome shotgun sequence containing:
- the CCDC157 gene encoding coiled-coil domain-containing protein 157 isoform X1, with the translated sequence MAAAERVVAERGEADALPGPPLLRDVNSRPSLSIDAVAVAAVGEPGCVLPGIPGAAGAPRGSFMSRPDTVAEAATPETGATRMAHLLGSQACMDSLRRDLTDLQGTIVDVFSRAGPVHFPSWKFPDRMACDLDMVALLEHYDHVPGDPEFTQLSHAVLLELVIDRLLLLLQSCASYLENLSVEQTVPPARASRPCMSVGLTVRRFWNSLLRLVMLIRQVAPQKRANQGETPTSKPTAKGEPARSPEFVTAKLIKPTSPMPGLPQTCQELDRLPVSISLQCPARTAENTRSVHSQTMETALVPCDACTSVQGSLQEVGKMVISLCQSQNLPSSLGQFQHLVQDSMGLRPLPATTMGHWAAEQSKDLARLSKHMGALTQLVGPLRAQLEEAKGQKDRLRKQVGELEQALQQEQGAQRRQADEAEQRLAQWERDRRQLLAETSDLKTKVSTLEGELKQQRESTRAVETKAQELQEEAEHRAEAERQVQQLEEQVQLLVGRLDGASQQIRWASTELDKEKVRVDSMVRHQESLQAKQRALLQQLDTLDQEREELRGSLAEAEAQRVHVEKQLQHVQSEREQGQCQLRAQQELLQSLQREKQGLEQATADLQLTISERERELVELRERERLLVAFPDLHRPVEAQIQSSGNVTDDMERQVQANDIRIRVLQEENRRLRSMLSKIREVAQQGALKLIPQDQLWAPPSKGIHRAAPPAQAQRASPGPLGRQHSPGSRTASAGRTPPGQPQASPPQQPCSRPSKSSLEDVTHSTTCAQNPIRALARLRRRLSPSRGQASPAYQPQERPT
- the CCDC157 gene encoding coiled-coil domain-containing protein 157 isoform X2 produces the protein MAAAERVVAERGEADALPGPPLLRDVNSRPSLSIDAVAVAAVGEPGCVLPGIPGAAGAPRGSFMSRPDTVAEAATPETGATRMAHLLGSQACMDSLRRDLTDLQGTIVDVFSRAGPVHFPSWKFPDRMACDLDMVALLEHYDHVPGDPEFTQLSHAVLLELVIDRLLLLLQSCASYLENLSVEQTVPPARASRPCMSVGLTVRRFWNSLLRLVMLIRQVAPQKRANQGETPTSKPTAKGEPARSPEFVTAKLIKPTSPMPGLPQTCQELDRLPVSISLQCPARTAENTRSVHSQTMETALVPCDACTSVQGSLQEVGKMVISLCQSQNLPSSLGQFQHLVQDSMGLRPLPATTMGHWAAEQSKDLARLSKHMGALTQLVGPLRAQLEEAKGQKDRLRKQVGELEQALQQEQGAQRRQADEAEQRLAQWERDRRQLLAETSDLKTKVSTLEGELKQQRESTRAVETKAQELQEEAEHRAEAERQVQQLEEQVQLLVGRLDGASQQIRWASTELDKEKVRVDSMVRHQESLQAKQRALLQQLDTLDQEREELRGSLAEAEAQRVHVEKQLQHVQSEREQGQCQLRAQQELLQSLQREKQGLEQATADLQLTISERERELVELRERERLLVAFPDLHRPVEAQIQSSGNVTDDMERQVQANDIRIRVLQEENRRLRSMLSKIREVAQQGALKAPGQAALTWQQDSQCGQDPTGPAPGLPASAALQSTQQVLPRGCDPLDHLCPEPHPGLGQAEKETVTKPGPGQPCIPAPGAAHVACSGVGLEGGKLATHPM